In the genome of Coraliomargarita algicola, one region contains:
- a CDS encoding FAD-binding protein — MTTDIETPASNGIASIPQEILDRLTRVDMPAVRGIDASDTCLDIDGLSIPVYRCEALVLGSGAAGMRATVELHRRSVDVLVARTGLFAGTSACSGSDKQTLYTASTDYKGDNFIKYAQSLCAGGAMDFSTAYVEAVGSNDAVGGLQFMGLPLPHDDQGAILRYQTDHDEAGRATSCGPRTSKLMVKVLFEEALTLGVRILPSTSGIRIVKESVDGEERVCGVVALHREESRNAYGLIFIQCEDLIIATGGPGELYRDSVYPHHCHGGLGLALEAGIELCNVTESQFGIGTPRTTFPWNLSGTYVQVMPRVYSVDADGNEINFLKRYYRSTREMVSNTFRKGYQWPFHSTRMLDYGSSLFDLAVFLECQAGRKVYLDFLRNPEPVNEGECFSLDDLDPDVRAYLENNEALYDLPIDRLRRMNPLAIELYRMHGTDLCQEPLEFAMNNQHMNGGILINDWGQTSLQGCYAIGEAAGSHGVTRPGGAALNSGQVFGKRVAVAIKRSRLHKGAFAPDQDCITQQIQQTLQDASAFVTNDGGRTPKDVKTEVQARMSDSAGIICTQEEVAAALSEAQQLRRDAEANGLKVSSASLVGQAFRWRHMVWVSEAVLTALDYYIQNGGGSRGARAICASDGTRCPDASHEDLTRFRFVEEQAKDREEKLIVSREGDGISVHALPVDLKPEVKREFFEKGWGPYLIKEG, encoded by the coding sequence ATGACTACTGATATTGAAACTCCTGCCTCTAATGGGATTGCCTCTATTCCACAAGAAATTTTAGACCGCTTGACACGGGTGGATATGCCAGCCGTGCGCGGTATTGATGCTTCGGATACATGCTTGGATATCGACGGGCTATCTATACCGGTGTATCGCTGTGAAGCTTTGGTGCTTGGTAGCGGTGCTGCGGGCATGCGAGCGACGGTAGAGCTGCACCGCCGCAGCGTGGATGTGCTGGTGGCCAGGACCGGGCTCTTTGCGGGCACCTCGGCTTGCTCGGGGTCTGATAAGCAAACTTTGTATACGGCCAGCACGGATTATAAGGGCGATAACTTTATTAAGTATGCACAAAGTCTCTGTGCAGGAGGGGCAATGGATTTTTCCACCGCTTATGTGGAGGCTGTGGGTTCGAATGATGCTGTGGGCGGTTTGCAGTTTATGGGCTTACCATTGCCGCACGATGATCAAGGTGCGATCTTGCGTTATCAAACCGATCATGATGAAGCAGGACGTGCCACTAGCTGTGGGCCGCGCACTTCGAAGCTGATGGTTAAGGTGCTCTTTGAAGAAGCTTTGACACTCGGTGTGCGCATTTTGCCTAGCACCAGCGGCATCCGCATTGTCAAAGAGAGCGTTGATGGTGAGGAACGCGTATGTGGTGTAGTGGCCTTACACCGTGAAGAATCACGTAATGCCTACGGACTGATTTTTATTCAATGTGAGGATTTGATTATCGCAACAGGGGGACCCGGAGAGCTGTATCGTGATAGTGTATATCCGCATCATTGTCATGGCGGCTTGGGCCTCGCTTTGGAGGCGGGGATTGAGTTGTGTAATGTCACGGAAAGTCAGTTCGGTATTGGAACTCCACGTACGACTTTTCCATGGAATTTATCGGGCACTTATGTGCAAGTGATGCCCCGGGTATACTCGGTTGATGCGGATGGAAATGAAATCAACTTTTTGAAGCGTTATTATCGGAGCACGCGTGAGATGGTTTCGAATACTTTCCGCAAGGGCTATCAATGGCCTTTCCACTCCACTCGGATGCTGGATTATGGTTCTAGCTTGTTCGACTTGGCTGTATTCTTGGAATGTCAGGCTGGACGTAAGGTGTACCTTGATTTTCTACGAAACCCGGAGCCAGTAAATGAGGGGGAGTGCTTCAGTTTAGACGATCTCGATCCAGACGTGCGGGCTTATCTCGAAAATAACGAAGCGCTTTATGATCTGCCGATCGATCGTCTTCGTCGTATGAATCCGCTTGCGATTGAGCTCTATCGAATGCACGGAACTGATCTGTGTCAGGAGCCTTTGGAATTCGCGATGAATAACCAGCACATGAATGGAGGCATCTTGATCAATGACTGGGGACAAACCAGCTTGCAAGGCTGCTATGCCATCGGTGAAGCCGCTGGCAGCCATGGTGTGACACGCCCCGGCGGGGCGGCGCTCAACTCCGGCCAGGTCTTTGGTAAGCGTGTGGCTGTGGCGATCAAACGTTCACGTTTACATAAGGGAGCGTTTGCTCCGGATCAGGATTGTATCACGCAGCAGATTCAACAGACACTCCAGGATGCGAGCGCCTTTGTGACGAATGATGGTGGCCGTACGCCTAAAGACGTGAAGACAGAGGTCCAAGCCCGGATGAGTGATTCGGCGGGTATTATCTGCACGCAGGAAGAGGTAGCAGCCGCGCTGTCCGAGGCACAGCAGCTACGGAGGGACGCGGAGGCCAATGGCCTTAAAGTCAGTTCAGCGAGTTTGGTGGGGCAAGCTTTTCGCTGGCGTCATATGGTCTGGGTTTCCGAAGCGGTGTTGACTGCGCTGGATTACTATATCCAAAATGGCGGTGGTAGCCGTGGTGCGCGTGCGATCTGCGCCAGCGACGGAACACGCTGCCCTGATGCCAGTCACGAAGATTTGACTCGCTTCCGCTTCGTGGAGGAACAGGCCAAAGATCGTGAGGAGAAGTTGATTGTCAGCCGTGAGGGCGATGGTATTTCGGTGCACGCTCTGCCTGTCGATCTCAAGCCTGAAGTGAAGCGTGAGTTCTTCGAGAAAGGTTGGGGCCCATACTTGATCAAGGAAGGTTAA
- a CDS encoding hydroxyacid dehydrogenase yields MALTSNKPRSLFLIPESSFRAIYNADALAKVAELTDNDGQIYSAEDIVSDPERFSDVEIIFSGWGAPILDEVFLSALPKLKAFFYGAGSVRSFVTDAFWERDITLTSAYKANAVPVADYTMASVIFALKRAWTRCQRLKEGLAPDYTRQVHGVYHGSKVGVISLGAIGQLVCERLTNLDLDVFAYDPYADESLFESLQVTRVDRLEDLFPMCDVVSLHAPWLPQTENLVTGAMLGSLPDRGTFINTSRGAIVDEAGMLEVLQARPDIFAVLDLLQDEKTYHTNPLTALPNVFITPHVAGSQGHECHRMGALAVEECRRYLNGEAQVTQLTRESAERLA; encoded by the coding sequence ATGGCACTTACATCGAATAAACCCCGTTCTCTTTTCTTGATTCCGGAGAGTAGCTTTAGGGCTATTTATAATGCAGATGCATTGGCTAAGGTTGCAGAGTTGACTGATAATGACGGTCAGATATATAGCGCTGAGGATATTGTATCTGATCCGGAGCGGTTTTCTGATGTTGAGATTATCTTTTCTGGTTGGGGCGCACCGATTTTGGACGAAGTATTCCTCAGTGCGCTCCCCAAATTGAAAGCGTTTTTTTATGGCGCGGGCAGTGTGCGCAGCTTTGTGACAGATGCTTTTTGGGAGCGTGATATCACCCTCACGAGTGCGTATAAAGCGAATGCGGTGCCTGTCGCTGATTATACGATGGCTTCCGTTATCTTTGCGTTGAAACGGGCATGGACGCGTTGCCAACGCCTAAAGGAGGGATTGGCGCCTGATTATACGCGTCAAGTACATGGTGTTTATCATGGGTCAAAGGTCGGTGTAATTTCGTTGGGGGCGATTGGGCAGTTGGTTTGCGAACGTCTAACTAACCTTGATCTAGATGTGTTTGCTTATGATCCCTACGCGGACGAGAGTTTGTTTGAATCTTTACAAGTGACGCGTGTTGATCGTTTGGAAGATTTGTTTCCGATGTGTGATGTTGTGAGTTTGCATGCGCCCTGGTTACCTCAAACCGAAAATTTGGTTACTGGAGCGATGTTAGGTTCGTTGCCAGATCGCGGCACATTTATCAATACCTCGCGTGGAGCCATCGTGGATGAGGCTGGCATGCTGGAGGTGTTGCAAGCACGTCCTGATATCTTTGCCGTATTGGACTTATTACAAGATGAGAAGACCTATCATACTAATCCGCTTACGGCGCTTCCGAATGTATTTATCACGCCACACGTTGCTGGCTCTCAAGGGCATGAATGTCATCGTATGGGGGCTTTGGCGGTGGAAGAGTGCCGTCGCTATTTGAATGGTGAAGCGCAGGTGACTCAACTCACTCGCGAAAGTGCAGAGCGTTTGGCCTAA
- a CDS encoding XRE family transcriptional regulator: MNPNELTLDFSVVRDLRKRAGMTLDDVSQKSGVSIAGLSKLERNQNMIELDTLYRLARVFGLSATDLLNLAESCSAHCKTAEQYTSGPFNFEKVSFKGIDCFQATAKRGGNLSKPEAHGDEFEICWLRSGRIRITLPRETHELSPGQALKFDAALAHSYEILEDSEVTIIHLEKTHRF; encoded by the coding sequence ATGAACCCCAACGAACTCACTTTAGATTTCTCAGTGGTACGCGATTTACGCAAACGCGCGGGCATGACATTAGACGATGTCTCCCAAAAATCAGGCGTTTCAATCGCTGGACTCTCCAAGCTGGAAAGAAACCAAAACATGATCGAGTTAGACACGCTCTATCGTCTCGCTCGAGTATTTGGACTCTCCGCCACCGATTTACTCAATCTCGCCGAATCTTGCTCCGCACACTGCAAAACAGCCGAACAATACACATCAGGCCCCTTCAATTTTGAAAAAGTAAGCTTCAAGGGGATCGACTGCTTTCAAGCCACTGCGAAACGCGGCGGCAATCTCTCCAAGCCTGAAGCGCATGGCGATGAATTTGAAATCTGCTGGCTACGCAGTGGTCGCATACGCATCACCTTACCACGCGAGACACATGAACTCTCCCCGGGACAAGCGCTCAAGTTCGACGCAGCCCTAGCTCACAGCTATGAGATCCTCGAAGACAGCGAGGTCACCATCATACACTTGGAAAAGACACACCGTTTTTAA